A window of Sorex araneus isolate mSorAra2 chromosome 3, mSorAra2.pri, whole genome shotgun sequence genomic DNA:
cctccaccccctcccaccccaagcctCGTCCTCTCCCgtgctcttctctttccctcgGAACTGGAGCTCTCTGCACATCCCTGGCCCAGGGAATTTTAGCCGGGAGAATTTTAACCCTCTCCTGCCCGGCGCTCCAGCTCAGCCCCTATCTGCGCAGatggcccggccccgccccccgtcccTCACTCCAGCCTCTCGAGCTCCGAGCCAGTGTAATCCTCCTCTTGTGTGCAGGAGCCTCTCCCCTGCCGAGAGGAGGAAAGCCTGCTTCGGAGCAGCCTTGGACAAAGGGGCCGAGATGCCCCATCAAACTGCAGGCTCCAAGGTTTGAAACACGGGAATCAATGCTAGCTGGTATTTggcaggttattttatttttttttaacccggTCCCCAGGCCAGCAGCGCCCCTTAACTTGCACTCCTCCCCTAACTCTCTCTGTTCATTGCCTCTGCCTCTGATTTTCTCCCCCTTCGTGCCCCTCCCCCTATGTCTGTCTCCAGACTCGGCTGCTGGGAGGTGTTTCTCTCCCATGCATGAATGAGTCTCTGTAATGAATGGAAATGAATGGATCAGGAATCCaggcggagggagggagaatgagggggaaagatagaaagagagggtAAGGGCAGAAGGAAGGTCTGTTAAGCCTGGAAGGATGTTTCGCTAGCTGGCTGGCCAGGGGGACGGGGGAGCAACTGGTCCCCCTTGGGGAACTGGGGAGCACACTCCCCAGCCCTTTCTTTCCATTTGCCCGTGGCGCGGCACAGCCCCAGCTAAATGCGAGAGGGGTATAGATAGAAGGGGTGTACTCAGAGGTCTCCCCTAACCCCAGGGGGACGGTGGCCGCGCAGGTGGTGGTGCCGGTTCCTGAACAGGCCTTGAAAACAACAGTTGGGGGTGTTGGTGGGGGGAAGAACTGGTCTGTTTGGGAACTTTGTGAATCTGGCAAAGCAAGGGATGCCAGCTCTGAATCCAGTAGCCCTCTCTTTCCTCCAGAGGCAATGTGAGACCAGGTTTCTGAGATAAGAGGATGCCGAGCCTGGGGTTAGGGGTGACCGTGTTCACTGATGAAAATAAGGGCTCAACTTTTCCTTCACATCTGTCTCTCTTGCTTTAGCTCTTCAGCACCTGTTGCCTTCACTAGCagcttttcctcctcttcttccctgcACTCCCCAGAACCAAAGAATGTGAAGGGGGTCCATGGAGGTGAGTGAAGCTCTGCCTGTACCCagactctctccctccccctctccccgccctcttcctcctcctcctcttcctcctctctctctctctctttctctctctctctgtctctctctccccataaTTAGAACTGGTCGCCTATTCCTTGGCCCCGACCTCCCAATTCCCAATTTACCCTCCACTTTCCCTAGGTGAGTGGGGATGGACTCCTAAGTTTCTCGTTCAAGCTCCAACCCACCCTTCCCTCGGCGGCTTCTGTGCGTGCCCCCTCCTCAACGTGCCCCTGCGTACCCCACAGCTCGCCCCCGCccctttttccccctcctttgGGTCTACTCACATCTTTCTCCGCAGGGCTCACGTCCCCGCGCCTCGGGCGGCCACTTAGCGCCATCACCACCGGCCTTCGAAGGCGAGCTGGATCTGCAGCGCTACTCCAACGGGCCGGGCGTGAGCGCCGGCTCTCCGGGAATGGGAGCAGTGGCCTGGTCTGAGAGTCGCACGGGCGAGCGGCGCTTCCCCTGCCCCGTGTGCGGGAAGCGCTTCCGCTTCAActccatcctggctctgcacctgcgGGCGCACCCGGGCGCCCAGGCCTTCCAGTGCCCGCACTGCGGCCACCGGGCAGCGCAGCGCGCCCTGCTGCGCTCGCACCTGCGCACGCACCAGCCCGAgcggccccgcagccccgccgcgCGCCTGTTGCTGGAGCTGGAGGAGCGCGCGCTCCTGCGCGAGGCCCGAATGGGGCGGGCCCGAGGCTCCGGGGGCGTGCAGTCCCCCTCCGCCCCCGAAGGCCTGGCGAGATCCCAGGCCcactcgtcgtcgtcgtcgtcgtcgtcgtccgcCTTCCGCTGCCCCTTCTGCAAGGGCAAGTTCCGCACGGCGGCCGAGCGCGAACGCCACCTGCACATCTTGCACCGGCCCTGGAAGTGCGGCCTGTGCAGTTTCGGCGCCAGCCAGGAGGAGGAGCTGCTGCACCACAGCCTGACGGCCCACGGGGCTCCcgagcgccccctggcggccgcgTCGGCGCCACCCCAgccgccaccgccaccgccgccgccgccgccgccaccgccgccgccacccGCGCCGGAACCCAGATCCGTCCCGGAGCCCGAGCCCGAGCCGGAGCCCGAACCCGAACGCGAACGCGAACGCGAGGCCACCCCGGCCCCGGCGCCCGCCGCACCCGAGGAGCCGCCGGCGCCTCCCGAGTTCCGCTGTCAAGTGTGTGGCCAGAGCTTCACGCAGTCCTGGTTTCTCAAGGGCCACATGCGCAAGCACAAGGCCTCCTTCGACCACGCGTGCCCCGTGTGCGGCCGCTGCTTCAAGGAGCCCTGGTTCCTGAAGAACCACATGAAGGTGCACGCCAGCAAGCTGGGCCCGCTGCGGGCCCCGGCACCCGCCTCCgggcccgcgcgcgcgcccccgccgcccgacCTGGGCCTGCTGGCCTACGAGCCGCTGGGCCCCGCGCTCCTGCTGGCCCCGGCGCCCAGCCCGGCCGAGCGCCGGGAGCCCCCGAGCCTCCTCGGCTACCTGAGCCTTCGAGGAGCCGGAGAGGCGCGGCCCAACGGCGAGGGAGCCGAGCCCGGCGCCGGCCGAAGCTTCGGGAGCTTCTGCCCGCTGCCCTCCGCGCTCCCGGCCCGCGCGCGCAGGCACCGCACCGAGGagcccgaggaggaggaggaggtggtggaggccGAGGAGGAGACCTGGGCCCGGAGTGGGCGCACGCTGGGCCCCCTGGCGTCCATGCATCCACGGCC
This region includes:
- the ZNF219 gene encoding zinc finger protein 219 — its product is MEGSRPRASGGHLAPSPPAFEGELDLQRYSNGPGVSAGSPGMGAVAWSESRTGERRFPCPVCGKRFRFNSILALHLRAHPGAQAFQCPHCGHRAAQRALLRSHLRTHQPERPRSPAARLLLELEERALLREARMGRARGSGGVQSPSAPEGLARSQAHSSSSSSSSSAFRCPFCKGKFRTAAERERHLHILHRPWKCGLCSFGASQEEELLHHSLTAHGAPERPLAAASAPPQPPPPPPPPPPPPPPPPAPEPRSVPEPEPEPEPEPEREREREATPAPAPAAPEEPPAPPEFRCQVCGQSFTQSWFLKGHMRKHKASFDHACPVCGRCFKEPWFLKNHMKVHASKLGPLRAPAPASGPARAPPPPDLGLLAYEPLGPALLLAPAPSPAERREPPSLLGYLSLRGAGEARPNGEGAEPGAGRSFGSFCPLPSALPARARRHRTEEPEEEEEVVEAEEETWARSGRTLGPLASMHPRPGEGSGPTAPAAGAAARPAATQEENGLLAGGARPSEGGRGATGKDCPFCGKSFRSAHHLKVHLRVHTGERPYKCPHCDYAGTQSGSLKYHLQRHHREQRSGAGPGPPPEPPPAPQRGSAKSAPPQPATWVEGAASPRPPSSGAAAPGPRRKPASPGRTLRNGRGGEAEPLDLSLRAGPGGEAGPGGALHRCLFCPFATGAPELMALHLQVHHSRRARGRRLPPAADASPFARAPSGESPPSPPQEGEEGPGLSRSGEAGLGGQER